In Paenibacillus sonchi, a single genomic region encodes these proteins:
- a CDS encoding NAD-dependent epimerase/dehydratase family protein, with protein sequence MNIFVTGATGKVGSRFVPRMLQRGHHVKVLVRDAAKADWLHQQGAELIECDLLQPEDYVDALQGTAAVIHLAAQFRGVDENTAKISNLDGSIALARAALQAEVPKFVFASTNNVYGSGNRSRPNREDDELSPVFAYPQTKAAAETALLQLHREQGLGLRIVRLPFVYGDQDPHIQEFLPYMRNWNPAKRMHMAHHADVAQALMLAASTPGIDGRIYNVADDAPISAAELAMLHHSEFTPDALQQAYDPWDMVVDTTRIREELNYRPIYPSFYSARDAGAI encoded by the coding sequence ATGAACATTTTTGTAACAGGTGCCACAGGAAAAGTAGGAAGCCGTTTTGTTCCGCGTATGTTACAGCGGGGTCATCACGTTAAAGTGTTGGTTAGGGACGCTGCAAAGGCGGATTGGCTTCATCAGCAGGGAGCTGAACTTATTGAATGCGATCTTTTGCAGCCGGAGGATTATGTTGACGCTCTCCAGGGCACTGCTGCTGTGATTCACTTGGCAGCTCAGTTCCGTGGGGTGGACGAGAATACCGCCAAAATCTCAAACCTCGATGGCAGTATAGCCCTAGCACGCGCTGCGTTGCAGGCGGAAGTGCCAAAATTTGTTTTTGCCAGTACCAATAATGTATACGGCTCCGGGAATCGTTCAAGACCCAACCGTGAAGATGACGAGCTTAGTCCTGTCTTTGCATATCCTCAAACCAAAGCCGCTGCCGAAACGGCTCTGCTGCAGCTTCATCGCGAACAGGGACTGGGACTGCGTATAGTACGGCTTCCTTTTGTCTATGGTGATCAGGACCCTCATATCCAGGAATTTCTTCCGTATATGCGCAATTGGAATCCAGCCAAACGAATGCATATGGCACACCATGCGGATGTAGCTCAAGCCCTGATGCTCGCCGCTTCCACACCAGGAATTGATGGCCGGATCTACAATGTTGCTGACGATGCGCCGATCTCCGCTGCGGAATTGGCCATGCTTCATCATAGTGAATTTACGCCAGACGCACTGCAGCAGGCTTATGATCCATGGGATATGGTCGTTGATACCACACGGATCAGAGAAGAATTAAATTATCGGCCGATTTACCCGTCATTTTATTCGGCAAGAGATGCAGGTGCTATCTAA
- a CDS encoding 6-phospho-beta-glucosidase — MAANQGLKIAVIGGGSSYTPELVEGFILHHKELPVRELWLADIEPGLRKLNIVGSLAKRMVEKSGLPIEVHLTTDRRKAIEGADFVSTQIRVGMLDARGRDESIPLKYGVIGQETTGPGGMLKALRTIPVILDICRDIEELAPNAWLLNFTNPAGMVTEAVLRYSNVKSIGLCNAPIGLIKQVSAKYNATPDRIYAEFVGLNHLHWITRIDVEGEDKLDEMLADTAGYSAKNVPAREWNPEFLQSLRALPSYYLKYFYMTDAMLAEQTESFKQGGNRAEVVKRVEEELFEIYGNPELSEKPKQLEQRGGAFYSEAAVNLMRSLHNGTNDIQTLNVANRGILDFLPEDASIEVNCVVTKTGPLPLPLTKIPPMAKGLIHAVKTYEQLAIDAAVTGDRSLAIQALAHHPLVPSVEVTIAMLDEMLEANREYLPNFFAKETAGTPAQ; from the coding sequence TTGGCAGCTAACCAAGGTCTCAAAATCGCCGTCATCGGCGGCGGCTCTTCCTATACCCCCGAACTTGTCGAAGGCTTCATTCTTCATCACAAAGAGCTTCCCGTCCGCGAGCTATGGCTTGCAGACATTGAGCCGGGCCTGCGCAAGCTGAATATTGTCGGCAGTCTCGCGAAGCGCATGGTAGAAAAATCCGGACTTCCGATCGAGGTCCACCTGACCACGGACCGCCGCAAGGCGATTGAGGGCGCCGATTTCGTCAGCACCCAGATTCGGGTCGGCATGCTGGATGCCCGTGGCCGTGATGAGTCGATCCCGCTGAAATACGGTGTGATCGGTCAGGAAACGACCGGCCCGGGCGGAATGCTGAAGGCGCTGCGCACGATCCCTGTCATCCTGGATATCTGCCGGGATATCGAAGAGCTGGCCCCGAATGCCTGGCTGCTCAATTTCACCAATCCGGCGGGTATGGTTACCGAGGCCGTACTGCGGTATTCGAACGTCAAAAGTATAGGGCTGTGCAACGCCCCGATCGGACTGATCAAGCAGGTATCCGCCAAATACAATGCTACGCCTGACCGGATCTATGCCGAATTCGTCGGCCTGAACCATCTGCATTGGATTACCCGCATTGATGTAGAGGGCGAAGACAAACTGGATGAGATGCTGGCGGATACTGCAGGCTACAGCGCAAAGAATGTTCCGGCCCGGGAATGGAATCCCGAGTTCCTGCAATCCTTACGCGCTCTACCCTCCTACTACCTGAAATACTTCTACATGACCGATGCCATGCTCGCAGAGCAAACGGAATCCTTCAAGCAAGGCGGCAACCGCGCCGAGGTCGTCAAACGCGTAGAGGAAGAACTGTTCGAAATCTACGGCAACCCGGAGCTGAGCGAGAAGCCGAAGCAGCTGGAACAGCGCGGGGGAGCTTTTTATTCCGAGGCCGCAGTCAATCTGATGCGTTCCCTGCACAATGGCACGAACGATATCCAGACGCTGAATGTCGCGAACCGCGGAATCCTTGATTTTCTGCCGGAGGATGCCAGCATAGAAGTCAATTGTGTCGTGACCAAGACCGGACCGCTCCCGCTGCCGCTGACCAAGATCCCGCCTATGGCCAAAGGCCTGATCCATGCCGTCAAAACCTATGAGCAGCTCGCGATTGACGCCGCCGTGACCGGGGACCGCAGTCTGGCCATCCAGGCGCTGGCGCATCATCCGCTGGTGCCTTCCGTGGAAGTGACCATCGCCATGCTGGACGAAATGCTGGAAGCCAACAGGGAGTATTTGCCGAACTTTTTTGCCAAGGAAACCGCCGGGACACCGGCACAATAA
- a CDS encoding N-acetylglucosamine kinase, giving the protein MAYYMGIDGGGSKTYALLCDEHGNVLGKGRSGNGNHQTGARRAAASISAAAFAALAEAGLQLSDIRHAYLGLAGADRKTDYDILHPMIRSIGFMHYTISGDPMIGLRAGTSRPYGVALICGTGTNAAGRSREGRHYQCGGFDYMYGDFGGGGALNIEVFRTVLRAWDGREAPTLLTEPLLKLLGYAQVEDMFNDFLDHGKSVPLDAARLLFPAAAEGDAAALAILHRQGVELGKAAAAVIHRLGMETDVFDVVLAGSLLTRGDRGWIRGPIEQAVHHAAPNASVVTLTTEPVVGAVWSALEEDGLIVTNEIHEKMRVFQDFEAIPTTTRQE; this is encoded by the coding sequence TTGGCTTACTATATGGGCATCGATGGCGGAGGAAGCAAAACCTACGCCCTGCTCTGCGATGAGCACGGCAATGTGCTCGGCAAAGGCAGGAGCGGCAACGGCAACCACCAGACGGGAGCCCGCCGGGCCGCAGCCAGCATCAGCGCGGCGGCCTTCGCGGCGCTTGCGGAAGCCGGACTTCAGCTCAGCGATATAAGACACGCTTACCTGGGACTTGCCGGTGCTGACCGCAAGACCGATTACGATATCCTCCATCCGATGATCCGCAGCATCGGATTTATGCATTATACGATCAGCGGCGACCCGATGATCGGCCTGCGGGCGGGCACGAGCCGCCCCTACGGGGTTGCCCTGATCTGCGGCACCGGCACGAACGCCGCCGGGCGCAGCCGCGAGGGCCGGCATTATCAATGCGGCGGCTTTGATTACATGTACGGCGATTTCGGCGGCGGCGGAGCGCTGAACATCGAAGTATTCCGCACCGTGCTCCGGGCCTGGGACGGGCGCGAGGCGCCCACTCTGCTAACAGAACCGCTCCTGAAGCTGCTCGGCTATGCACAGGTGGAGGATATGTTCAATGACTTCCTCGATCACGGGAAGTCTGTGCCGCTGGATGCCGCCCGCCTGCTGTTCCCGGCAGCGGCTGAAGGCGATGCCGCCGCGCTGGCCATTCTGCACCGCCAGGGCGTGGAGCTGGGCAAAGCTGCTGCTGCCGTCATCCATCGGCTGGGCATGGAAACCGATGTGTTTGATGTGGTCCTGGCCGGAAGCCTGCTCACCCGGGGCGACCGGGGCTGGATCCGCGGCCCGATTGAGCAGGCGGTTCACCATGCGGCCCCGAACGCTTCGGTAGTCACCTTAACCACGGAGCCTGTCGTCGGTGCCGTATGGTCGGCACTGGAGGAAGACGGCCTTATCGTAACTAACGAGATTCATGAGAAAATGCGTGTGTTTCAGGATTTCGAAGCAATTCCCACCACAACCAGACAGGAGTGA
- a CDS encoding LacI family DNA-binding transcriptional regulator translates to MKVSIFDVAKKSGLSVVTVSRVINGAGSVREKNRQKVLEAIKELDYRPNAAARSLASGKTGIIGLIVTTLQDSFFDAVVKELNEVLALHGYFLAISISTGIDSDENHYLIQEDRVDGLILLSPMQEDNYIVELKRRGIPYVLIDNQQPENDSYSITIDNVKGGYAAACHLLELGHTSIAHLCGQEMFRSTRERRTGFLKALEEQGLAPFEVVHGDFEIAQGYNTAKRWLAEGKLPTAVFTGDDNIALGVINALMEAGVRIPEEVSIVGYDDHYIASQLRPHLTTLRQPADKIGMAAADMLLKRIGGTMKRGANVKIDPELIVRESTSSR, encoded by the coding sequence ATGAAAGTAAGTATTTTTGATGTAGCCAAAAAATCCGGGTTATCCGTGGTCACGGTATCCCGGGTCATCAACGGCGCAGGTTCGGTCCGCGAGAAAAACCGCCAGAAGGTGCTGGAGGCCATCAAAGAGCTGGATTACCGCCCCAATGCGGCGGCCCGCAGCCTGGCCAGCGGCAAGACCGGCATCATTGGCCTGATCGTTACTACGCTGCAGGACTCCTTTTTCGATGCGGTGGTCAAAGAGCTGAATGAGGTGCTGGCGCTGCATGGATATTTTCTGGCCATTTCCATTTCTACCGGCATCGATTCCGACGAGAACCACTACCTGATCCAGGAGGACCGGGTGGATGGTCTAATTCTGCTCTCGCCGATGCAGGAGGACAATTATATTGTAGAGCTGAAACGGCGGGGCATCCCCTATGTGCTGATCGATAACCAGCAGCCGGAGAATGACAGCTATTCGATCACCATTGACAATGTAAAAGGCGGGTATGCCGCAGCCTGCCACCTGCTGGAGCTGGGGCATACCTCTATCGCCCATCTCTGCGGACAGGAGATGTTCCGCAGTACCCGGGAACGGCGCACGGGATTTCTGAAGGCGCTTGAGGAACAAGGGCTGGCTCCCTTCGAAGTTGTTCATGGCGATTTCGAAATCGCCCAAGGCTACAATACGGCAAAACGCTGGCTGGCCGAGGGTAAACTGCCCACGGCCGTATTTACCGGCGATGACAATATCGCCCTTGGGGTGATCAATGCCCTGATGGAGGCCGGTGTCCGCATCCCGGAAGAGGTATCCATCGTCGGCTATGACGATCACTACATCGCCTCGCAGCTTCGCCCGCATCTGACGACCCTGCGCCAGCCGGCGGACAAGATAGGGATGGCCGCTGCCGATATGCTGCTGAAGCGCATAGGCGGGACCATGAAGCGCGGTGCCAACGTAAAGATCGACCCTGAGCTGATTGTGCGGGAATCTACCTCGTCCAGGTAG
- a CDS encoding ABC transporter substrate-binding protein, with translation MNNRNRKTTALLLAAGLTAMAALSGCSGGKSAGNVAEGTNGAANNGGSGEQVTITHYTIDSEDRTFIEKLIPDFEKEHPNIQVKVEKAPYEQFDSKLQTLIAGGKSPDVTSHYGYGGFAEYYNKDMLLDLTDLIKEDGFKPEDYHIPDNLMKIYTVKDRTYGIPVNMYVTLMLYNKDMFDAAKLSYPPSDYEDKSWTFDKMVEEAKKMTLVSDDIAKTQYGVDFTWAERDMRPLYFGAEPYSEDTWSNGGVPSETHFDSPEVIAAYHKLFDLIFKDKVSPTSEWSKSVAGQNGDPFVAGKIGMSIGGSWNLAGANDFPFKIGVAAVPWGGNDKVRSTLFVDPLMILKDSKHPKEAFEWIKYLVTTEVQEKSIELSGGNPPVNTEAAEAYYKHFEGIDPQDVKKVYEGAVKYGFESYNHLITNYSQINDMFINELQPVETGHKTLEEVMPVIQKKVTEIIKR, from the coding sequence ATGAACAACCGTAACCGAAAAACAACCGCCCTGCTGCTTGCAGCCGGTCTTACCGCAATGGCGGCCTTATCCGGCTGCAGCGGAGGCAAATCGGCGGGCAATGTGGCTGAAGGAACTAATGGTGCAGCAAATAACGGCGGCTCCGGGGAACAAGTAACGATCACACACTACACTATCGATTCCGAGGACCGCACGTTTATTGAGAAGCTGATTCCCGACTTTGAGAAGGAACATCCGAACATCCAGGTCAAGGTAGAAAAAGCGCCCTACGAGCAGTTTGACAGCAAGCTGCAGACACTGATCGCCGGAGGCAAATCGCCGGATGTCACGAGCCATTACGGATATGGCGGTTTTGCCGAATATTACAATAAAGACATGCTGCTTGATTTGACCGATCTGATTAAGGAAGACGGGTTCAAGCCGGAGGATTACCACATTCCTGACAACCTCATGAAAATCTATACCGTCAAGGACCGTACCTACGGCATTCCGGTCAACATGTATGTCACCTTGATGCTCTACAACAAAGACATGTTCGATGCGGCGAAGCTCTCCTACCCGCCAAGCGATTACGAGGACAAAAGCTGGACCTTTGACAAGATGGTCGAAGAAGCTAAGAAAATGACCCTGGTCTCTGATGATATTGCCAAAACCCAGTACGGTGTGGACTTCACCTGGGCCGAACGCGATATGCGGCCGCTTTATTTTGGAGCTGAGCCTTATTCTGAAGACACCTGGTCGAACGGGGGCGTGCCTTCCGAAACTCATTTCGACTCTCCCGAGGTGATTGCAGCTTATCACAAGCTGTTCGATCTGATATTCAAGGATAAAGTCTCACCGACCTCCGAGTGGAGCAAAAGCGTAGCCGGTCAGAACGGAGATCCCTTTGTCGCAGGTAAAATCGGCATGTCCATCGGCGGCTCATGGAACCTGGCGGGAGCGAATGATTTTCCATTCAAAATTGGTGTAGCCGCTGTTCCCTGGGGAGGCAATGACAAGGTGCGCAGCACGCTGTTCGTCGATCCGCTGATGATTCTGAAGGACTCCAAGCATCCGAAGGAAGCGTTTGAATGGATTAAATATCTGGTAACCACCGAGGTCCAGGAGAAGTCCATCGAGCTGAGCGGCGGCAATCCGCCGGTCAATACCGAAGCCGCGGAAGCGTATTATAAGCATTTTGAAGGCATTGATCCGCAGGATGTGAAAAAGGTCTACGAGGGCGCGGTTAAATACGGCTTCGAATCCTACAACCATCTGATCACCAACTACTCGCAGATCAACGACATGTTCATCAACGAGCTGCAGCCGGTCGAAACCGGGCATAAGACACTGGAAGAGGTTATGCCGGTGATCCAGAAGAAAGTGACCGAGATTATTAAAAGATAA
- a CDS encoding carbohydrate ABC transporter permease, whose protein sequence is MSIVRTANHRPAASAHRRRIDPVKAASFITLLITTFLMLLPLFFMVSTSLKSKKEMLKFPPTFLPESWAWSNYRDIFDTLQFGTLYKNSLIIAVLTVIGTLISSGLVAYGFARFRGRGNQFLFVLVLSTMMLPYPAIMIPQFVLFSHMNWIDTFLPLIVPAFFGSAYNIFLLRQFFSTLPEELFDAGRIDGCGELRMWWKIALPLSAPALATVAIFAFIYSWNDLLTPVLYLSSSEKFTLPVGMASLTSSRFRIPPWHLLMVASVLAMLPIVTLFALAQKQFVEGIVLTGIK, encoded by the coding sequence ATGAGCATTGTCCGAACAGCCAACCACCGCCCTGCCGCTTCCGCACACCGCCGGAGAATCGATCCCGTGAAGGCAGCCAGCTTCATCACACTGCTGATCACCACCTTTCTAATGCTGCTGCCGCTGTTCTTCATGGTCTCCACTTCGCTGAAATCGAAGAAGGAGATGCTGAAGTTTCCGCCGACCTTTCTGCCTGAGAGCTGGGCGTGGAGCAACTACCGGGATATCTTTGATACGTTGCAGTTCGGCACACTCTACAAGAACAGCCTCATCATCGCCGTGCTGACGGTCATCGGTACCCTGATCTCCTCGGGGCTGGTCGCTTACGGATTCGCCCGGTTCAGAGGCAGAGGCAATCAGTTCCTGTTCGTCCTGGTGCTCAGCACTATGATGCTGCCGTATCCGGCGATTATGATTCCGCAGTTCGTGCTCTTCTCCCACATGAACTGGATTGATACTTTCCTGCCGCTGATCGTGCCCGCGTTCTTCGGCTCGGCGTACAACATTTTCCTGCTGCGGCAGTTCTTCTCCACCCTGCCCGAGGAATTGTTCGATGCCGGGCGGATCGACGGCTGCGGCGAGCTGCGGATGTGGTGGAAGATCGCCCTGCCGCTGTCGGCCCCGGCACTGGCAACTGTTGCGATTTTTGCTTTTATCTACAGCTGGAATGACCTGCTTACGCCTGTGCTCTACTTAAGCTCGTCGGAGAAGTTCACGCTGCCGGTCGGCATGGCTTCCCTTACCTCGTCGCGGTTCCGCATTCCGCCCTGGCATCTCCTGATGGTTGCTTCCGTGCTGGCGATGCTGCCTATCGTTACCTTGTTCGCGCTTGCCCAGAAGCAATTCGTTGAAGGCATTGTACTAACCGGCATCAAGTAA
- a CDS encoding carbohydrate ABC transporter permease — protein MYMFISPWLVGFLVFALYPILSSLYYSFTDYDIIHPPKFIGLANYTEMFQGELFWKSVTVTLRYTLLSVPIQLLLGLGFALLLHQTIPLRGFFRTAMYFPSMVSGVAMSLLWYWIFNPQIGLFNYMLSWFGIHGPSWLMNPDTALYALIIMSFWTAGSGMILFLAGLQGVPASLIEAANLDGAGRFRIFLNITLPMISPVLLFQLIMGLIDSFQVFTQAFVMTQGGPNYSTWFYVYNLYTSAFKEYRAGYSSALAWVLLIVVMIFTAIIMKLSNRYVHYEGGGRR, from the coding sequence ATGTATATGTTCATCTCTCCGTGGCTAGTCGGTTTTCTGGTATTCGCCTTGTATCCTATCCTTTCGTCGCTGTATTACAGCTTCACCGATTATGACATCATTCACCCGCCAAAGTTCATCGGACTCGCCAATTACACAGAGATGTTCCAGGGCGAGCTGTTCTGGAAATCGGTCACGGTTACCCTGAGGTACACCCTCCTCAGTGTGCCGATACAGCTGCTGCTGGGTCTTGGCTTCGCCCTGCTGCTGCATCAGACGATCCCGCTGCGCGGATTTTTCCGCACGGCGATGTATTTTCCGAGCATGGTGTCCGGGGTAGCCATGTCGCTCCTCTGGTACTGGATCTTCAACCCGCAGATCGGCCTCTTCAACTACATGCTCTCCTGGTTCGGCATCCATGGCCCTTCCTGGCTGATGAACCCGGACACAGCGCTGTATGCCTTGATCATCATGTCCTTTTGGACCGCCGGTTCAGGCATGATCCTTTTCCTGGCCGGACTGCAGGGTGTGCCCGCCAGCCTGATCGAAGCCGCCAACCTTGACGGAGCCGGGCGGTTCAGGATTTTCCTGAATATCACCCTGCCGATGATCTCGCCGGTGCTGCTGTTCCAGCTCATTATGGGTCTGATTGATTCGTTTCAGGTGTTCACCCAGGCCTTCGTCATGACGCAAGGCGGTCCGAACTACTCTACCTGGTTCTATGTCTACAATCTTTACACCAGTGCCTTCAAGGAATACCGGGCGGGTTACTCCTCTGCTCTGGCGTGGGTGCTGCTGATCGTCGTCATGATATTCACGGCCATTATTATGAAGCTGTCGAACCGTTATGTGCACTATGAAGGAGGCGGACGCCGATGA
- a CDS encoding SWIM zinc finger domain-containing protein has translation MNLADLNRNISSVIMARGEHCLRSGYVESVRELKPGLYRARVAGTELYEVLVQLGEQDKVLSSSCSCPYDMDAICKHQAAVLMYLRDHLQENASPAGFESAPAASLQQMLEMKDKSELVSLLLSLALASEQTEQIIRIYLSDAQNSDGIGDYRDLIRSYIDLYADKHGFVGWGKVDKALQGAELVAAKAVQVFEENNPLQAVRINLCILEEMLELLQASDDSDGTVGGMIEDSLDRIFEVAQLGEQLPPETVETLFHLVLDMTQHPEIDGWPDWQLDLLRCANELAVSEELQALWDEQAELLGQSSDSGSWSSQYFASGVAEIRLEQLNKQDSGEELQDYLYNNLQYSSFREQAIRLALDAARYDEAIRLAEEGEALDNANHLPGLVKKWKELRYEAYKLSGDALAQRDLGMELLCDGDLSYYPAVKSAYPAAEWPPIYNVILDRLEQDWSWDNVYTKLLIQEKEFDRLLKYVHKHPREIEAYYPHLLADHLQEVVAIFQSYIKQSAAESSTRNHYRQVCGTIRKLRKAAGSATAELAAHSLLAAYPNRPAFKDELTKLLESF, from the coding sequence ATGAACCTGGCTGATCTGAACAGAAACATTAGCAGTGTGATTATGGCAAGAGGAGAGCACTGCCTCCGCTCCGGGTATGTGGAGTCCGTACGTGAGCTGAAGCCCGGTCTCTACCGGGCACGAGTCGCCGGAACCGAGCTTTACGAAGTGCTGGTGCAGCTTGGAGAACAGGATAAGGTGCTTTCATCCTCATGCAGTTGTCCATATGATATGGATGCAATCTGCAAACATCAGGCCGCAGTGCTGATGTATCTGAGGGACCATTTGCAGGAAAATGCCAGCCCCGCCGGATTCGAATCAGCCCCGGCTGCAAGTCTGCAGCAGATGCTGGAAATGAAGGACAAAAGCGAGCTGGTCTCCCTGCTCTTATCCCTGGCACTGGCTTCGGAACAGACTGAGCAGATAATCCGGATCTACTTATCCGATGCTCAGAACAGTGATGGAATTGGAGACTATCGGGATTTGATCCGCTCTTATATTGACCTGTATGCGGACAAGCATGGGTTTGTGGGCTGGGGAAAAGTGGACAAGGCTCTGCAGGGCGCCGAACTGGTCGCTGCCAAAGCAGTTCAGGTCTTTGAAGAAAATAATCCGCTCCAGGCGGTGCGAATCAACCTGTGCATCCTTGAAGAAATGCTGGAACTTCTTCAAGCCTCCGATGATTCGGACGGCACCGTGGGCGGCATGATTGAGGACAGTCTGGATCGTATCTTTGAGGTTGCACAGCTAGGAGAGCAGTTGCCGCCAGAGACTGTAGAGACGCTGTTTCATCTGGTGCTGGACATGACGCAGCATCCGGAGATTGACGGATGGCCGGACTGGCAGCTTGATTTGCTCCGATGTGCTAACGAGCTGGCCGTTTCAGAGGAATTGCAAGCGTTGTGGGATGAACAAGCTGAGCTGTTAGGTCAAAGCTCCGATTCAGGCTCCTGGAGCAGTCAGTACTTCGCGTCGGGCGTGGCTGAAATCCGTCTGGAACAGCTAAATAAGCAGGACAGTGGTGAAGAATTGCAGGATTATCTGTACAACAACCTGCAATACTCCTCCTTCCGCGAGCAAGCTATCCGTCTTGCGCTCGACGCCGCCCGGTATGATGAAGCGATTCGCTTAGCTGAAGAAGGGGAAGCGCTGGATAATGCGAACCATTTGCCAGGGCTTGTTAAGAAATGGAAGGAGCTGCGGTATGAAGCCTATAAGTTGTCGGGGGATGCACTGGCTCAGCGGGATCTCGGCATGGAGCTGCTATGTGATGGAGATTTGTCCTACTATCCTGCCGTTAAATCTGCATATCCGGCTGCGGAGTGGCCGCCAATCTATAACGTGATATTGGACAGACTGGAGCAGGACTGGTCGTGGGATAATGTATATACGAAGCTCTTGATACAGGAGAAAGAATTCGACCGGCTGCTGAAGTATGTGCACAAGCATCCAAGGGAGATTGAAGCATATTATCCGCATCTTCTGGCCGACCACCTTCAGGAGGTGGTCGCCATTTTCCAGTCTTATATCAAGCAGTCAGCTGCTGAATCTTCTACGCGCAACCACTACCGGCAGGTCTGCGGGACCATCCGGAAGCTCCGCAAAGCCGCCGGTTCCGCGACTGCTGAGCTGGCCGCGCATTCACTCCTGGCCGCTTACCCCAACCGGCCGGCCTTTAAGGATGAGCTGACCAAGCTGCTGGAGAGCTTTTGA
- a CDS encoding UPF0158 family protein yields MKWASNCCPCSPRNICRATISGLANKGTSLVKAAGSSRRLFWCEPRAVNFDIIGINITEGKWFHHDADGRACCRIFESFLRTFAYQTEPDPEGKLVDALNGYKPFRSFKDVLYELDLWDEWNAFEEEHAVKATQEWLAEENLDYSTLDKKYSSLHL; encoded by the coding sequence ATGAAGTGGGCATCCAACTGCTGTCCGTGCTCACCGAGAAATATCTGTCGGGCGACCATCAGTGGACTGGCAAATAAGGGGACAAGTTTAGTCAAGGCTGCCGGGAGCTCCCGGCGGCTTTTTTGGTGTGAACCAAGAGCCGTTAACTTTGATATAATTGGGATAAACATCACAGAGGGAAAGTGGTTTCATCATGACGCTGATGGACGAGCTTGTTGTCGTATATTTGAGTCATTCCTCCGAACATTTGCATATCAAACGGAACCGGACCCGGAGGGGAAGCTGGTTGATGCACTCAATGGATACAAGCCTTTCCGGAGCTTTAAAGATGTGCTCTATGAACTTGATCTCTGGGATGAATGGAACGCCTTTGAGGAGGAACATGCAGTGAAAGCCACCCAAGAATGGCTGGCGGAAGAGAACTTGGATTACAGCACTTTAGACAAAAAGTATTCTTCCCTGCATCTATAA
- the udk gene encoding uridine kinase: MLIIGIAGGTGSGKTTVARSVIDRLGTDKVTFISQDNYYKDHSYLSFEERGAINYDHPLAFDNGLLIEHLDCLKAGQAAYAPVYDFTIHARSTDKTVELLPNNIVIVEGLHVLSDEQLREQLNIKVFVDTDPDVRILRRVLRDIEERGRTIRSIHTQYLTTVKPMHEAFIEPSKKYADLIIPEGGQNEVGIQLLSVLTEKYLSGDHQWTGK, from the coding sequence ATGCTCATTATTGGTATCGCCGGCGGGACCGGCTCCGGCAAAACGACGGTAGCGCGCTCCGTCATTGACCGTTTGGGAACAGATAAAGTGACGTTCATATCTCAGGATAACTATTATAAAGACCATTCGTACCTCAGCTTCGAAGAACGCGGAGCGATCAATTATGATCACCCGCTTGCTTTTGACAACGGGCTGCTGATCGAGCATTTGGATTGCCTCAAGGCCGGACAGGCTGCCTATGCCCCGGTGTATGATTTCACTATTCATGCCCGCTCTACCGACAAAACCGTTGAACTGCTGCCGAACAACATCGTCATCGTGGAAGGGCTGCATGTCCTCTCCGACGAGCAGCTCCGCGAGCAGCTTAATATTAAGGTTTTTGTCGATACGGACCCGGATGTGCGCATCCTCCGCCGTGTGCTGCGGGATATCGAAGAGCGCGGACGGACCATCCGTTCCATTCATACCCAGTATTTAACCACGGTCAAACCGATGCATGAGGCTTTTATTGAGCCATCCAAGAAATACGCCGACCTGATTATCCCCGAAGGCGGGCAGAATGAAGTGGGCATCCAACTGCTGTCCGTGCTCACCGAGAAATATCTGTCGGGCGACCATCAGTGGACTGGCAAATAA